The following proteins come from a genomic window of Lycium ferocissimum isolate CSIRO_LF1 chromosome 4, AGI_CSIRO_Lferr_CH_V1, whole genome shotgun sequence:
- the LOC132054272 gene encoding uncharacterized protein LOC132054272, translating to MALLNHNLLKVQQKMKVSADRKRQSVEFSVGDWVFVKLKLYRQHSLRLQRHHKLGRRYFGPFKVIKRIGQVAYKLDLPEEAKIHHVFHVSMLRRCVGIPETQVTPLRLTDAPADVLPNLVDKVFIGEEGNVMNKKASGLEEENGPAEKGIVGSVRKSKRATKPPQKLADYIWKPG from the coding sequence ATGGCATTATTAAACCACAATTTGCTGAAGGTGCAACAAAAAATGAAGGTCAGTGCTGATCGGAAACGACAATCGGTGGAGTTCTCTGTTGGAGACTGGGTATTTGTGAAATTAAAACTGTATCGTCAGCACTCTCTTAGGCTTCAGCGCCATCATAAGCTTGGTAGGCGTTACTTTGGCCCCTTTAAAGTGATTAAACGAATCGGTCAAGTTGCCTATAAATTGGATCTGCCTGAAGAAGCCAAAATTCATCAtgtttttcatgtttcaatgTTGCGCCGATGTGTAGGAATCCCTGAAACTCAAGTTACTCCACTTCGACTTACTGATGCTCCTGCTGATGTTTTACCAAACCTTGTGGACAAGGTCTTTATTGGGGAGGAAGGTAATGTTATGAATAAAAAGGCAAGTGGGCTTGAAGAGGAAAATGGGCCAGCTGAGAAGGGGATTGTTGGATCAGTCCGGAAAAGTAAAAGGGCCACAAAGCCTCCACAAAAGTTAGCTGACTATATTTGGAAACCTGGTTAA